ATGCCGTAGTAGACCTAACTATAAAGTAAATCAATAACAAATGCGTATGAAGTagttcaaacaaaacaaaacaaaataccaTCAGCTTAAAGTTTTTTTGGCGGCTGAAGTTACTTTTCATCTCAACTTTGATGAAGCGATGTATTTGGGACTAAAAACACGACCACACAAAgtgaaaaactaaatctattACAGCTGCCTTGACTCGTCTTGATTGTTTAAAAGCACCTACTTAATAGAAAAAACAATTGAgtcttatattataatattaattattagatgAATTCGTCCAGGTgggttaggtttttaaaaatatttgtaggaATTCTTCGATTTACTTTTTACCCCAGTAAAAAgtagcatagatcatatagatccctgacacaagctatctctgtacaaaatagataatgcccgcgagcTAATACACTTGgccttaggtttttaaaaatcgcgtggtaCTTTACTATTTTTCTGGGACGAAAAGCGGTCTATATCCAACAGACACAATACACatgttttcgcatttataatattacttagtatggattagtcaaacaaaaacaaaacgggtaactaagtaaataaacgtaatttttataatttatctgatgattattattgcattatgttatgtatgtatgaatgtCTACGGCAtaccaatatttttaaattcagtaaaatttataaatacatattattctaAACTTTATAAAAACACTTGTATATAACtgagtagatgatgcccgcgtcttcgtcggCTTGAatataggttttataaaaatcccgtagctctttgatttttacgGGACAAAAGGAtagtctatgtccgtccctggtaagctatctctgtaacttTCGCAAAATCGGTTAATataatgggccgtgaaaagctagcagacagacagacagacagatacactttcgcttttatagtaggtatttatactaagtaaaataaatagatttaaattttattaatttgaagattaaaataaagatatattTACACTAATACtaaattatgtacttacatgaatacatacataatacaatcataaaataaaaatagtaaatacaCAATATACTTAAACttagtaaaaatatttgtcaaagTGTATATGTATGCAATTTAAATAGTGTTGAACATCAAGATTGTTCGGTTGTACTAGATTATATTCATCGGTGGCGCTAAGCCGCCGTGTGTGTCTTGTCGcgttacaataataaataaaatatccatTAGTCTTAGTGGCTTCAAAAACGCtgatatttatttagttaagtTAAAAAGAGACCGCTAATTAGACCCGTGTAGGTaaaatattttaggtaggtacctaatttttcTATTTGCAAGAATTAATAAATATGGATATAGTATCagaaaatacatttaaattaatagtaataataaattattcaatatAAGAGGTTTTACCTCAACTAACAGATTTACTTAAACGTGcaggtttaattttattatagaaataagGCTTACCTACAAAACTTTAGTACCTAACTAAAGGCTAAATTCAAGTAATGATGTAGGTAGGCGCTTAGCTTAGTTAGGTACGTGAACAAAGACGGGCTCTTGTGATTATTCAAGGAATATAATAGGTAAAGTTATAAAGACTACAATTACACATCATAAATTTTCTTTGAAGAGTGTAGAGGTAATGATTGTAAACAGTGATGGCAAATGGGTATCGTTTTTAACGAATGTCATTTCAAATACGTAATGATCTCCAAATAAATGACTCTCTATTATGAAATCGCGGTGTAAAGCCTGCTTTTATTATGAGTTTATAGGTTCTACTTCCCGTATTTTGTTACAGAGTAAACCTATTAAGTTAAGTTAGATTACACGATTAGAAAAACACTTATCATTGGCATccgattttattttcaaattcaatgataatacatacctacttagtttcatAAAACTAGATTACCATCTGGTAAGTACTACTAGTTATGCCTACTGTAATTCCATTGTGCTGAATTAACTagaattaatataaaatgataacaaggaattttgaaattctttttGAATTCTTAAACTTTCGaacgaaccctaaaaacttgaagcgaatgaaataaaaagagctacctatttaaaatattcCTTTAGATTTTCAGTAAGCTTCAGAAATCAACACTgacgtatacctacttacactaataaTTTTCAAGATGATTTTGTTGCCTCAGGCTTTTTTGCCAATCGAAATATTGTTGCAAAGTATAGTTGAAACGTTTTTTGATTCGCCGCATTGCGtaacaattgtattttcaaaagaatCATGGCATATACCATCGTCAAATAGTTCAATCATGTACATTTTTGGTAATAATGCTGAGAGTCTCGTAGATTTTATGCTTAATGCTTCCGAAGCGGGCTGTTCTGATTACATCGTGCAAATAGATGATCCCGAGGAGTTTATCATCGCTTTTGATAAGGTTGTGCATATGGGAAATGTTAGAAGAAGCGATAGAAAAGTAATAATGTTACCTCCCACACACATTGGTGATGAAAACATAACTTCAAATGATTTAGTTGAAATATTGTCCATGCAAGAAACCTCTTTTATAGCAAATGTGCTGCTAATTGTACCTAAAGAAAAAGAATCTAATTGCGAGATTTATGATTTAATCACACACAAATTCGTCGGAGCAGTTAACAACAAGGACCTGATGTTATTAGACAGATGGAATTCATGCACGACCACATTtgaaaataatgttaatttatttCCTCATGACATGTCCAATTTACAAGGCAAAATAGTTAAAGTAGCTGGTTTTACTTACAAACCGTATGTCCTCCTAGATCTTGATACTAATTTAGTGCCACTCGGACGTGATGGAATGGAAATGAGGATAGTTGATGAATTTTGCAGGTAATTTAATACTTGTTCTGAAAACCTTTCTCTAAAGCAGTGTTGGTATACACGCAATAGGTCTTCTGGAACGCACGAGCACACGAAGTAGGAAAACAACTGCTAAACATTTTCCAAtgagtaaagattttttattgatattaaaaatgaaattttaatttgtgtagATGGATTAATTGTACCGTAGAAATGGTGAGAGATGACGCACACGAATGGGGCGAAATTTATGACAATCTTACAGGTGTAGGCGTGTTAGGGAATGTTTTTGAAGACAAGGCCGATATTGGGATCAGTACGTATAACCATTTGAGTTGTAATTTTTGAGATTTTGTACTACAGTTTGAATTATATGCCTTTTAACGATTTATTTTGCAGCTGCGCTTTACTCTTGgtttgaagaatatgtagttatGGATTTTTCCGCTCCTATTATAAGAACTGCTATAACGTGTATAGCCCCATCACCGAGGTTAGTTTGTTGTGTAGTGCAGTTGTTTACAAAATACACACACATTAGTATAAGTATAGGTAACTTGGCAAACTTGCACTTAAGATTTTAATATTTCAGCCTTCTGGCTAGCTGGGAAATGCCATTCCTGCCTTTTAATGGGTACATGTGGGTTGGaatattttttacctttttatatgCATCGGTCGCTCTTACAATTGCTAATGGATTTTCAACAGACGAAGTTTTTCTTACAACGTTTGGGATAATGATAACTCaggtataataaaatttcatttttgCAGTAGGTATATTCTGAGATGGTGAAATGCACAAACAGATGTACAAAAACAATGTTTATcttttaattacctattacgTATTTACCtactgggtaggtacctacctacgtacctacttataatagctgctatatagtaattagtatgAGGTTAGGTAATTATGACGACATGTGGTAAACTTAACATGAAGGGAAAAGACAAATGGCAAAATCGATTAAATAACAAGAGCCGTGAGTACTTACTGCATTTCTCAAaattttgtaagtaattttattaaaagctaGCTTGGATTCTGTACAATTCGACAAAGGTTTGTCAATTCACCATAGATTAGGTATGTACACACGCTAGCTTTTAACAATTTCCTCGTGAAATAATTGTTGGTAACTTTACGAAATAATTAGCAGGAATTGTCCAGATTTGTGCATTTTCACGAGGTAATGAATTCTCGATTTTAGTCACGGCCTGATACCAGTTTCTTATCCTGGCGTATACGCAGCGTCGTTGGATGGATGCTGATGACGGGCTTGGTTATCGATAACGCTTATGGAGGCGGTCTCGCTTCTACTTTCACCGTGCCGAAGTATGAGAAATCAATAGACACTATACAGGATATCGTCGATAGGCGGTTGGAATGGGGCGCTACGCATGATGCTTGGATATTTTCTCTGATGCTCTCGCAAGAGGTGAATACTTATCAGTCAATCTTCTGATGAAGATGCTTATGCACTTCAATCTAAAAGCCTACAAGCTTAAACATGGTGAATTATATGAgtaagtacaaaataattaaacgtACTAGTTTGGGCATGCCCATTGCCCACGGGTGACGGGACGGCATCGTGGTCTAAAATCTAAGGGAGCCCTTAGATTTAAGACCACGATGCCGTCAAAGTTCAAGTTGTGGGTATTATGTGTAACGTGTAACGCTTTGCAGTGTAAAGCGTTTACAGTGTTCTAGTACTAACGTTCTGACGTCACCCTAAAATGTAAGGCCAGGCCAGGCCTTTATGTTAGCGCATTTTCA
This genomic window from Maniola hyperantus chromosome 5, iAphHyp1.2, whole genome shotgun sequence contains:
- the LOC117982233 gene encoding glutamate receptor ionotropic, delta-2-like isoform X2, which encodes MILLPQAFLPIEILLQSIVETFFDSPHCVTIVFSKESWHIPSSNSSIMYIFGNNAESLVDFMLNASEAGCSDYIVQIDDPEEFIIAFDKVVHMGNVRRSDRKVIMLPPTHIGDENITSNDLVEILSMQETSFIANVLLIVPKEKESNCEIYDLITHKFVGAVNNKDLMLLDRWNSCTTTFENNVNLFPHDMSNLQGKIVKVAGFTYKPYVLLDLDTNLVPLGRDGMEMRIVDEFCRWINCTVEMVRDDAHEWGEIYDNLTGVGVLGNVFEDKADIGITALYSWFEEYVVMDFSAPIIRTAITCIAPSPSLLASWEMPFLPFNGYMWVGIFFTFLYASVALTIANGFSTDEVFLTTFGIMITQSRPDTSFLSWRIRSVVGWMLMTGLVIDNAYGGGLASTFTVPKYEKSIDTIQDIVDRRLEWGATHDAWIFSLMLSQEPLIKQLVSLFRTYPAEDLKRKSLRKSMAFSIEKLPAGNFLHLWIRCHNIDPRVCHGNFRAQEEYKKMTS
- the LOC117982233 gene encoding probable glutamate receptor isoform X1 translates to MILLPQAFLPIEILLQSIVETFFDSPHCVTIVFSKESWHIPSSNSSIMYIFGNNAESLVDFMLNASEAGCSDYIVQIDDPEEFIIAFDKVVHMGNVRRSDRKVIMLPPTHIGDENITSNDLVEILSMQETSFIANVLLIVPKEKESNCEIYDLITHKFVGAVNNKDLMLLDRWNSCTTTFENNVNLFPHDMSNLQGKIVKVAGFTYKPYVLLDLDTNLVPLGRDGMEMRIVDEFCRWINCTVEMVRDDAHEWGEIYDNLTGVGVLGNVFEDKADIGITALYSWFEEYVVMDFSAPIIRTAITCIAPSPSLLASWEMPFLPFNGYMWVGIFFTFLYASVALTIANGFSTDEVFLTTFGIMITQSRPDTSFLSWRIRSVVGWMLMTGLVIDNAYGGGLASTFTVPKYEKSIDTIQDIVDRRLEWGATHDAWIFSLMLSQEPLIKQLVSLFRTYPAEDLKRKSLRKSMAFSIEKLPAGYFAIGEYITKEASLDYTIMLDKFYYEQCVVMMRKSSPYTDKLNVHIGRLHESGLMLAWETQVALRYLDYKVQLEVKLSRSKRDVENIEALGFRHVMGIFFIYGLGVTISILVFVMEIFVHRKNTKK